One window from the genome of Diospyros lotus cultivar Yz01 chromosome 11, ASM1463336v1, whole genome shotgun sequence encodes:
- the LOC127813773 gene encoding LOW QUALITY PROTEIN: FCS-Like Zinc finger 11-like (The sequence of the model RefSeq protein was modified relative to this genomic sequence to represent the inferred CDS: deleted 1 base in 1 codon), which translates to MLRKRSRSHQKDQNLGHPMAEAFHESNIQYEVLRQKHKTSSFFTVPGLFVGLSPKASESDSVRSPTSPLDFMVFSTLTNPSRSPIMSHEGNPKSWDCSKVGLSIIDSLEDDDAKESGKIIRSSQSKSILFGSQMRIKTPNFRNHIDSFEAPKSLPKSFGVSSSTQIKPSNLQMARQTKVEPEPFGKILSYSLDSGRSGSHLINRGYQFEFWDFNSSSRNGTNPLASPPQLREGSQDLGNSSAAMLNPLNISLGSARDLTRPLSASEIELSEDYTCVKTYGPNPTTTHIFGDCILECHNNNLSNSCEKIQIQWPLAMAANSSKIRTSYPSSDFLKFCYSCKKKLDGEDIYMYRGEKAFCSWDCRSQEIMIEEAMEEETTDACPQNSPKSNPAEELSRTTMFIAK; encoded by the exons ATGTTGAGGAAGAGGAGTAGATCACATCAGAAGGATCAAAACCTTGGTCATCCAATGGCTGAAGCCTTTCATGAGTCTAATATTCAGTATGAGGTTTTGAGGCAGAAACACAAAACTAGTTCTTTTTTCACTGTCCCTGGCCTGTTTGTGGGGTTGAGTCCTAAGGCTTCAGAGTCTGATTCAGTTAGAAGCCCTACTTCTCCATTAGATTTTATGGTCTTTTCAACCTTAACCAACCCTTCTAGGTCCCCAATAATGTCCCACGAGGGTAACCCGAAGAGCTGGGATTGCAGTAAAGTGGGGTTGAGCATTATAGATTCTCTTGAGGATGATGATGCAAAAGAGTCTGGGAAAATAATCCGATCATCGCAGAGTAAGAGTATTCTTTTTGGGTCGCAGATGAGGAttaaaacccctaattttcGAAACCACATTGATTCTTTTGAGGCTCCTAAGTCGCTGCCAAAGAGTTTCGGAGTTTCTTCCTCTACCCAGATCAAACCATCCAATCTTCAAATGGCTAGACAAACAAAAGTGGAGCCCGAACCATTTGGAAAGATCTTGTCCTATTCACTGGATTCTGGAAGGTCTGGATCACACTTAATAAACCGGGGGTACCAGTTCGAGTTCTGGG ATTTTAATTCTAGTTCTAGAAATGGAACCAACCCATTGGCTTCACCCCCTCAACTGAGAGAAGGAAGTCAAGATTTAGGCAATTCATCAGCTGCAATGCTGAATCCCCTTAATATTTCCTTGGGGTCTGCCCGGGACCTTACCCGGCCCCTCTCAGCAAGCGAGATCGAGCTCTCTGAGGATTATACTTGTGTAAAAACATATGGCCCCAACCCCACAACAACCCATATTTTTGGTGACTGCATTTTGGAATGTCACAACAATAATTTGTCTAATTCTTGTGAGAAGATTCAAATTCAATGGCCTCTGGCAATGGCAGCTAACTCCTCCAAAATCCGTACTTCATACCCCTCCAGTGACTTCTTGAAGTTCTGTTACTCTTGCAAGAAGAAACTGGACGGTGAAGATATCTACATGTACAG GGGTGAGAAAGCGTTTTGCAGTTGGGATTGCCGGTCTCAGGAGATAATGATCGAGGAGGCAATGGAGGAAGAAACCACCGATGCTTGTCCCCAAAACTCCCCAAAATCAAACCCTGCTGAGGAACTTTCTCGAACCACCATGTTCATCGCaaaatag